CGGCAAGATCACCCGCACGTCGCGGGTGATTTCCCCCACTAGCCGGAAGATCTGCCGGGAAAACCATATGCTGATGGTAAATTCCAACGCTACAGCCAGCCCCCATCCCGTCATCGGCAGGAATCGCAGGTGCCCCAGCTCCTGGCTGCCATAGCGGTCGCTGGCGTAGGTGATGACCATGAGATCTTCCGGGTGGGTGGTGTCTTAAAATTCTATCGCCATCGCAACCTGACATCTGTGTTCATGGAAACCCCACGGAGCGCGCCTTTACCGGCGCGCCTCATTTTTTTAGCAGCCGGTCGCGCAGCAGGCGTTCCAGTACGGACTCCCGCAGGGTGCGTGACAAGGGCACCTGTAACTTTCCCAGTTCGATCACGTTGCCTTCGATCCCCGTGATTTTCGCGGAGTTGACGATGTAGGATTTGTGGATTTGCAGGAAAGGAGGATCGGGAAGATGTTCCAGCACGGATTTCAGCGTGGCATGGGTGATGAACATCCCGGCCGCGGTATGGATGCGCACGTAGTTTTCCATGCCTTCCACATAGAGGATATCCGCCCATTCGATCCGCACGAATTTATCATCGGTACGGATGAAAAGGTGATCGGCTGCAGGAGCGGAGGATTGCGGCGACAGGACGTCCCGCGCGCGGTTTACGGCTTTCAGGAAACGTTCGAAGGATATGGGTTTGAGGAGGTAATCCACCGCTTCCAGTTCGAAACCTTTCAGCGCGTATTGTTCGAACGCGGTGGTGAAGATAACTTTTGGCGGCCGCGCGAGGCTTTTGAGGAGATCGATGCCGCTGATGTAGGGCATTTCGATGTCGAGGAAGAGAAGATCGACTTCTTGGGTGCGCAGGAGCTCGTTGAGATCCATGGCGTTTTCGCAGACGCCGGCAAGTTCCAGGAAAGGGATCTGTTCCACATATCCCCGGAGGCCTTTGCGGGCCTGGGGCTCATCGTCTGTAATCGCGCAGCGTATCTTCATAATTCGATTTTTAAAGTGGCGGAATAGGATCCGGGTTTGTCGTCGGTTTCGAGGGAATGGTGATCCGGATACAGCAGCGCCAGCCGCCGGCGGAGATTTTCAAGGCCGATGCCACCGTCTTTCACCGCAGCAGCGATGGGGGGCTTGGCATTGGCGGCCACAAAAAGGAGCGTATTCCCTTCCAGTCGCGCGGAAATGCGGATCCAATATTCCCCGCCGGCGTATTTAAAGGCGTTTTCGACGAGGGGGAGAAGCAGTAACGGGTAGATGTGTTGGTCGCCGAGGCGTTCGTCTGTATTCACTTCCAGCCGCAAGTGTTCGTTCATGCGTTGCCGTTGCAGGCCGATGTAGGCGTCGAGATGCTGCAGTTCGCGGCGCAGGGGCACGGTTTGCTGGCGGTCGTAGAGCTGGTATCGCAGGAGGTCGGAGAGGGCGGTGAGGGTATGCTTTGCCTGGGGAACATCATCGTCCATCTGGAAATAAACTGTATTCAGCGCATTGAAGAGGAAATGGGGATGATACTGGGCTTTGAGGAACCGGAGCTCTGTTTGCAACCTGTCGTTGGTGATCTGCTCGATCAGCAGCTGTTGCTCATAGCTGCGGCGCACCCACGCGTTTCCCCGCGCGAAAGCGTAATAGAGCAGCCAGAAGAGCAACGGGATCAGGTAAATATTCACCACGTCGTACCACTGGCAGCCATCGTCGGTCAGCGCCGCCATGGGGATCAGCGTGACAGAAGAGATCAATTCGATCAGCAGGGCGGCTTCCGCCAGTTCCCGCGCGGCGCCCGCTTTCCGGCCCGGGTGATCCGTCAGCCGCCGGCGCAGCTGCCAAACCATTGCCGCGTAATATATGTAGCTCGCAACAAAGCCCACGCCAAGCTCCCAGGCATTGATGCTCCAGTGCCGCTCCCAGGCGCGCGTGCCGGAAATGACGTCGTTCACCAGCCGGACGCTTGCATAAATGCAAAGCCCATAGAGCGGCGGAAAGAACATATGCCATAGTCTGTCTTTCATATCTTTCAAGTTAACCAAATTTCAGGATACCTGCGGCTGCGGGCGCTCCGCCGCCACCGGCGTTTTTGCCTTCCCGCCGCGCAGCTTCATCCCCATCAGGAACCTCGCCCAGCCAAACGGGCGGATAAATAAATGAATGATGAAAACGGAGACCAACAGGGAAGTGATCGTAACGAATAGATATTTCATCCCGATGGTATCGCTGGTCTGCACCACGTAATATGCGACGATGACAATCACCGTCTGGTGCAGGATGTAAAACGGGTATACCGACTGGATCACATAATCCGGCACGGGCTTCAGCCGCGACAGGTACCTTTTGCCGTAGCCGGTGAGTGCCATCACCCAGCACCACGACAACAAAGGCCAGCGCGCGATCCAGAGGTAGGTAAACGGGTGGCTTTCCCAATCCGGGAGCCAGCTTTCCAGTTCGATATCATTCCAGCGGAAGTAGTTGACGAACACCAGCAGCAGGAACGCCGCGCCGAGCGACAACCGCCGGTTCCTTTCCAGGCTTTCCATGAGGGCGGGCTGCATCATGCAAAGGAATCCCGCCAATACGAAGAGCAGCCAGTACAAGAAGAAGCAGTAATCATGGATGAGATCGTTAGTGGCCGGGTAGGGCAGCGCCATGACAGAGAACCATATCACCGAAGGCAGCATCAGCCAGTATACCCTTTTCCCTTCCGCCAGCCAGCGCAGCTTCTCCGCGAAAGCCTTACCCTTCGGCGATGCCGCCCAGGCGAAGAACGGGGCCAGCAGCAGGTCGTACAGGAACAGATAAACGATGAACCAGAGGTGGTGCCATGAAAAATCTCCTTCCGGGTAGGGCCGGAATTGCAATACCCTGGCATAGAAATCCCCGAAATTCCCCGTGAAGCCGTTGGCTACGCGTTCCATGTACACCTGCGGCGGCACGATGAGGAACATCCCCGCCACGAGGGGAATGAACAAGCGGCGGAACCGCAGCCCCACGAAAGCGCCGCCGGTGCGTCGCCGCATCATGAACCAGGTTACGGCCCCGGATATGAAGAAAAGGAGGTGCATCCTGAATCGACTGAGCCAGAAAGCAAGCTCTGTCAGCACCTCGCTGCCCGTGGCGTTGTTGACATGCCAGGGATCGTCGACCATGAAAGGCCTGGCGGCGTGGTAGAACAGGACCCCGGCGATGGCGGCTACGCGGAGCCAGTCGAGGTAACTTTGGCGGGTGGATGTTTCCATTTCCGGGAAGGTTTTAGAAAACAAACATATTTGCTTTCCCGCTCCCGGACCCCGCCCGGTTGACCACCGGTACGCCTGGTTTGACCAACCGTCAGGGCTAGCGGACGCATGTTTTTACAAATTATTGTTTATTAGTCAGTTGTGATTAAATTATCATGTAATGCAAATGTGGGGTTACTAAAGGGTAAAGCAGGGGTTACAGTATATCTAAAGTATATCTAAAGTATATCAAGGGTATATAAACAGTGGGGCAACTCTTTGGTAGCCTCGCTTTTACTACATTTATACCCTTTACATACACTTCATTAGCTATTCCTTACCCCCGGGACAACCCCGGTGTTACCCCCTGTTTTGCATAAAAAAAGCGGCCCCCATGCCCGGGAGCCGCCTTGGTTACAGTTGGAGGTAAATGTATCAGGAACTTCTGAGGAAACGGAAAGTGACCCGGAATTCATACTCCTGGAAATTGCATTCTACCGCATTGAGCTGGCGGAACACATTCCCGGAGAAGCTGCCTTCGATCGGTTCGCCGGCATTGCCTACTTTGGTGATTTCCAGCCTGCCGCCGGTGTACCGCGTTACCTGGCGGCCGTCCACGTTCTGGCAGAATCTCGACAGGGCGAAGTTGACGGCGTCGAAATGGAATTCTACCGATGCTTCCGTGGCGGTGCCATCCTGCGGGCCGCAGGGCCAGCTACCGGGTTGGGGATGCGTGAGCACCAGCTTGCAGCTCAGGCCCCCGTTTACACCCGCTTCAAACAGCGCGAATGCGGTGGGATCGTATTCCGCATACATCGGTTGCTCGGGCGCGATGAGGGTTTCTACGCCATTTACGACGATTTTCATGAATGTATAGCCTTCGGAGGGTACCAGCCCTATCCGTTTCCGGAGCACCAGCTTGCCCGGTTTGCGGACGCCATCGGGGGCGGAAGGGTCTTTTACGCCGGGGAGCCCTTCCAGGGTTACTTCGACTTCAGCATGGGAGGGAACGGGCACGTTAGCAGGTGCTTTGTAGACCGCATTGGCTTCCAGGCCATGGGGGTTCCGGGCCGCGGTAACCGTTCCCGGCCCGTTCAGCACCTTCCACCCGGAAATGCTCCCGGCGTATTTGCCATGCAACATGGCGTACTGGCTCGTGGCGGGGCGGCCAAAACCGGCATCGTCGACCGGGTGCTGCAGGGGCGCCAGCAGGGAATCCTGGTTAGGGCTGAT
Above is a genomic segment from Chitinophaga pollutisoli containing:
- a CDS encoding acyltransferase family protein, which encodes METSTRQSYLDWLRVAAIAGVLFYHAARPFMVDDPWHVNNATGSEVLTELAFWLSRFRMHLLFFISGAVTWFMMRRRTGGAFVGLRFRRLFIPLVAGMFLIVPPQVYMERVANGFTGNFGDFYARVLQFRPYPEGDFSWHHLWFIVYLFLYDLLLAPFFAWAASPKGKAFAEKLRWLAEGKRVYWLMLPSVIWFSVMALPYPATNDLIHDYCFFLYWLLFVLAGFLCMMQPALMESLERNRRLSLGAAFLLLVFVNYFRWNDIELESWLPDWESHPFTYLWIARWPLLSWCWVMALTGYGKRYLSRLKPVPDYVIQSVYPFYILHQTVIVIVAYYVVQTSDTIGMKYLFVTITSLLVSVFIIHLFIRPFGWARFLMGMKLRGGKAKTPVAAERPQPQVS
- a CDS encoding histidine kinase is translated as MKDRLWHMFFPPLYGLCIYASVRLVNDVISGTRAWERHWSINAWELGVGFVASYIYYAAMVWQLRRRLTDHPGRKAGAARELAEAALLIELISSVTLIPMAALTDDGCQWYDVVNIYLIPLLFWLLYYAFARGNAWVRRSYEQQLLIEQITNDRLQTELRFLKAQYHPHFLFNALNTVYFQMDDDVPQAKHTLTALSDLLRYQLYDRQQTVPLRRELQHLDAYIGLQRQRMNEHLRLEVNTDERLGDQHIYPLLLLPLVENAFKYAGGEYWIRISARLEGNTLLFVAANAKPPIAAAVKDGGIGLENLRRRLALLYPDHHSLETDDKPGSYSATLKIEL
- a CDS encoding LytTR family DNA-binding domain-containing protein; amino-acid sequence: MKIRCAITDDEPQARKGLRGYVEQIPFLELAGVCENAMDLNELLRTQEVDLLFLDIEMPYISGIDLLKSLARPPKVIFTTAFEQYALKGFELEAVDYLLKPISFERFLKAVNRARDVLSPQSSAPAADHLFIRTDDKFVRIEWADILYVEGMENYVRIHTAAGMFITHATLKSVLEHLPDPPFLQIHKSYIVNSAKITGIEGNVIELGKLQVPLSRTLRESVLERLLRDRLLKK